The Lathyrus oleraceus cultivar Zhongwan6 chromosome 5, CAAS_Psat_ZW6_1.0, whole genome shotgun sequence genome includes the window TTTACAACTGAGTATAATACATTGGTGCTATTGCCTATTGTGGATACAGTACAAATCATACCTCTCAAGAGGGAGACGAAGGAGACGAAGAAGATGGAAAAACATCTTTGACAGCAGAAGCAGCAGATAAGTAATTCAGTGTATTCTTCAAAGTTTCCTTCTCCCTCGCCAATCTCGCAGCAGTATCTTCCAATTCCAACAAAGCCTGTTGCTCTCTCGGCGCGCCTTCAAACGTGCTTCCAACAAAGAAAGAAAACGGCGTCGGAAACAAGTTCCTCCTCAAATCACCAACCTCTTTCTCCGCCTTTCCACCTAACCGATTCGATAACCGAATAACATCTTTCATATACGTCTCCACTTCGTTTGCCAAACCGTCAACATCCACGTCAGCAGACGGAGAAGGTCGATCCTCCAACCACGCCACACTCGCCACAAGGTAGGGTTTCGTCCGAACCACTTTCTTCACACGGAAACGCTCCTGACCTTTACAGATCAAGAAGAATCGATCATCGACAAGTCTCTCATGTTTTATAACTTCTCCAACGCAACCGACTTCCGCCGTTCCAGTAACCGCGTCGGTGTAGATAACACCGAATCGGAGATCCGTATGTAGGAGCGTATGCATCATAACACGGTAGCGAAACTCGAAGATCTGGAGAGGGAGGATTGCTCCGGGGAAGAGAACCAAAGGGAGAGGAAACAGAGGTAGCTCCGTTACGTCATCTTGATTAGGAGAGTTAGCGTTGTTGTTCTCCGGGTAAGACGACGCCGAGCATCGGAGGTGTGAAGTAGCCTTACGGCGGCGAATGTGGCGGAGAACGTTAATATGCGGCGGCGTAGGTGTTGAGAATGGGATTTTAGGGTTTAAGGAAAGTGGAGTGAGGTTTAACAAAGGGTTGTACGGTAGAAAGGAAGATGCTGGTGAAGAGATAAGGTGTGGAATTGGGAATGCCATTTCCAAAGTTAAGAACAGAGAGAGagtgaaaaaaaaaagagaatcGAATCAATCGGAGAAACTATAGGTTAAAATTTTATGAATGTGTGGTCGTTAGAACTTCCACTTAGTCATTCACCATTGTCATATGTCAAATTCAATCACAGTCACTATAGTTTCTAATTGAATTATTTTGATTAAGTCACAGTCACACTCAGAATTGAAAAAATCACAAAAATGAAGATGAAGGTGTTGAGAAAATGAAGATATGTGGATGAGATAATAATAGTAATATGGATTTTGGATTTCGCACGTGGCTCTGGATATTCCACGTGTGAATCCCTATCGCTATTTGTAATTTAATTTCTCTCTGATGAATAAGGTCTGATATTAAGCCCAGATTCATTCTCTTTGGGCTTTGGCCCAAATCCAGAATTAAAAAATCGCCGACCAAAAAAAAATCAGAATAATACTCGAATCAGAATTACCCACGTGGGTTTCTGTTCATACTTCACGCGTCACGCGCTTTTTCTTGTGCTATGTCATTGCTGATGACAGGTACATACTCTGACGAATGGGAATGTGACACGTGATTCTAGAAAGCGCGTAGAACGTGTTTTCgtgatttttattttatttttgtgtaGATCAAAAAATGACGAGTCACGGtgttatttttttttaattgaaaatCTTACAGTATATAAGAAGTATCGGGGTTGGGTTTAGGATCATAACAAATCaaatcaaagataaaaaaagATATTTGAAAGAAGAAGCGTTATTTTCGAAGAAGAAAGAGGAAAATGGCGGAAGAGGGACAAGTGATCGGTGTTCACACCGTGGATGCTTGGAAGGAACAGTTAGAGAAGGGAAAAGCCTCAAAGAAActggtttgtttgtttgttatttctCGCAAGTTTCctctttaatttttttttgcGTTTTTATTTCGAAATTATGAAAACATTAGggtttttgaatttgatttgatGCTTGCTTTGTTTCTAGGTATGAATAATTGATATGCATGTTCGGTTTTTTATTATCTATAATAGTTGCTACCTAATTGGGCTATTGATTCGAATGCGGTTGTGGTTGTGGTTGTTGATGCGTGAATTTGATCCATCAATTTGATGCATCTGTGTAGTGAATGGGGGTATACAATGACTATGAGATATGAAATTATTGCAACATTTTCGTCAATTTGATGGATTTTGTTGGAAATGAAGTTAGGGTTTAGAAGATGGTGAGggattttgttttgtttgtgtgtgtgAAATATTTTTAACAAAGACCGCAAATCCTAGCTCAACTAGCCGAAGCAATATTGTTAGGTTGGATGCCATTATTAGGGTTCAAATCCTGATGCTCATAGTTGTGTGTCTGAGGTTTTGGTGATTATTATCACTTTTCTTGGTACGaaacaaatatatatattttgAGCATATGAATGTTTAAAATGGTTTCATATCAGCTTCAGCAACTTTTTTTTATATACCAACTTGGAGTTACATTAATTACTTTGACacttaatttttatttgtttactttAACCTTTGACACTTaatttttatttgtatttgtaTGACTTGTGGTGCTTTAAAATTGTTGATTTTTTTCACCCCTTAATTTCAAAGTACTGAAAGGAATCATATTGACAGATTGTAGTTGATTTCACTGCTTCTTGGTGCGGTCCATGCCGTTTTATTGCCCCAATTTTGGCAGAGATTGCTAAAAAGCTTACACATGTCACTTTCCTTAAGGTTGACGTGGATGAATTGAAGGTGAGGAATATCTAAATGCATTAGTGTTTATTTTTTTAACTAAGAATCCTGCAACTAATTTTATTCATTTCTTCAGACTGTTTCCGAGGAGTGGGGAATTGAAGCTATGCCAACATTCTTGTTCTTGAAAGATGGTGAACTTGTGGACAAAGTTGTGGGTGCCAAGAAGGAGGAGCTGCAATTGAAAATTGACAAGCATGCAGCTTGAAGGGTCATGAACAAAACTTTGTTTATTTTGAGTCAGTTTGCATTTATATTATGTCAGTTTGGCTGTTTTCAGTATGGTTGGAATTTAGAAATGTAGAACATGGTTGGATGGATATGTGAATAAAATCGTTTGTGTGGTAGTACTTGAAACACTTTGGCTAATGAACTAGCAATAAGACAGGCAGATAACTTGCATTATATACTTTGTGTGTTGGCTTTATTGTCTGCTTATTAT containing:
- the LOC127078697 gene encoding uncharacterized protein LOC127078697 — translated: MAFPIPHLISSPASSFLPYNPLLNLTPLSLNPKIPFSTPTPPHINVLRHIRRRKATSHLRCSASSYPENNNANSPNQDDVTELPLFPLPLVLFPGAILPLQIFEFRYRVMMHTLLHTDLRFGVIYTDAVTGTAEVGCVGEVIKHERLVDDRFFLICKGQERFRVKKVVRTKPYLVASVAWLEDRPSPSADVDVDGLANEVETYMKDVIRLSNRLGGKAEKEVGDLRRNLFPTPFSFFVGSTFEGAPREQQALLELEDTAARLAREKETLKNTLNYLSAASAVKDVFPSSSSPSSPS
- the LOC127078699 gene encoding thioredoxin H-type, encoding MAEEGQVIGVHTVDAWKEQLEKGKASKKLIVVDFTASWCGPCRFIAPILAEIAKKLTHVTFLKVDVDELKTVSEEWGIEAMPTFLFLKDGELVDKVVGAKKEELQLKIDKHAA